Proteins encoded together in one Solanum lycopersicum chromosome 7, SLM_r2.1 window:
- the LOC138337434 gene encoding uncharacterized protein encodes MKYADIHRLSVEFNVGDKVLLKLTPQILKQIVSMNRHQGLIPKYDGPFEVMKPVGEVSYRLKHPKRLKIHSIFNVTFLKPYFKDAKDQDRNRSKRAPPLVPTQYDAEIENILDHRVLDTSKRNTMIEFLVHWKGKSAADAVWEKVKEFWEFDAHIKDYLKIITMRTSSLSCAGGLFHP; translated from the coding sequence ATGAAGTATGCTGATATACATCGTCTCTCAGTTGAGTTCAATGTGGGTGACAAAGTGTTATTGAAACTTACTCCTCAAATCTTGAAACAGATTGTAAGTATGAATAGACATCAGGGTTTGATTCCTAAGTACGATGGTCCTTTCGAAGTAATGAAACCAGTGGGTGAAGTTTCTTATAGATTAAAACATCCAAAAAGGTTGAAAATTCATTCTATTTTCAATGTGACTTTTTTGAAACCTTACTTTAAAGATGCAAAAGATCAAGACAGAAACAGGTCAAAGAGGGCTCCTCCATTAGTACCTACACAATATGATGCTGAAATTGAGAATATCCTTGATCACCGGGTTTTGGACACAAGTAAGAGGAATACTATGATAGAATTCTTGGTTCACTGGAAAGGAAAAAGTGCAGCTGATGCAGTTTGGGAGAAGGTGAAAGAGTTTTGGGAGTTTGATGCTCATATCAAGGACTATCTTAAAATAATCACGATGAGGACATCGAGTTTAAGTTGTGCGGGTGGTCTGTTTCACCCGTAa